In Acidobacteriota bacterium, one DNA window encodes the following:
- the asnB gene encoding asparagine synthase (glutamine-hydrolyzing) produces the protein MCGIAGICNINRKEPFSQETIKKMTDTIIHRGPDDEGFYSGYGVALGTRRLKIIDLVTGHQPLSNENKKIWVSFNGEIYNFLELRDELIKKGHVFSTKSDTETIVHSYEEYGEEFLEKLRGMFAISLWDSEKRKLILARDRVGKKPLYYTLLNNGTLLFGSEIKTILTSEEVKKDLDLNALDLFLTLEYIPSPLSIFKYIKKLEPGHMLTFSKEGLKIKKYWKLNSLPENEFENLEDVKTKLVEILKESVRLRLISDVPLGAFLSGGIDSSSVVAMMYQLGAYPIKTFSIGFKESSYSEIEYARKISSLFHTDHEEFILEPKAVELIEKLINFLDEPLGDFSIFPTYLVSKMARKYVTVILSGDGGDELFGGYEHYVAQKIESITRKIPFKPFHKLFPFLSGFLPPTELKKGLTNKFKRFSEGMNSDDELRHFRWMIFLDSKLKENLYTERFKKELVKISKIYETFPFSNVYKEMNNWDSVNGELFLDFKTYLPDDIMVKVDRMSMAESLEARAPLLDHKLVEFVFSLKGNLKVKGLETKWIFKKAMEKYLPKEIIYRQKEGFSIPIKNWLKNELRDLMEEYLSERRITQEGFFNYNEIKRMKDEHINGIENHSHRLWALLFYQYWKEKYLIL, from the coding sequence ATGTGTGGAATAGCGGGAATCTGCAACATAAATCGTAAAGAACCTTTTTCTCAAGAAACTATCAAAAAAATGACAGACACGATCATACATAGAGGTCCGGATGATGAAGGGTTCTATTCAGGATATGGAGTTGCGTTAGGAACAAGAAGGCTAAAAATAATTGACCTTGTCACAGGTCATCAGCCATTATCGAATGAGAATAAAAAAATATGGGTTTCATTTAACGGTGAAATTTATAATTTCTTGGAACTCAGGGATGAACTTATAAAGAAAGGACATGTTTTCTCAACAAAATCTGACACAGAGACAATCGTTCATTCCTATGAAGAGTATGGAGAAGAATTTTTAGAAAAATTAAGGGGGATGTTTGCAATCTCTCTCTGGGATTCTGAAAAAAGAAAGTTGATTCTTGCAAGGGATAGAGTAGGGAAAAAACCTCTTTATTACACGCTGCTGAATAATGGCACACTTCTTTTTGGGTCTGAAATAAAAACGATTCTCACATCAGAGGAGGTAAAAAAGGATTTGGATTTAAATGCTCTTGACCTTTTTCTGACCCTCGAATATATACCATCACCCCTTTCGATATTTAAATATATAAAAAAACTTGAGCCAGGACATATGTTAACTTTTTCGAAAGAAGGATTAAAAATTAAAAAATACTGGAAATTGAATTCCCTCCCAGAGAATGAATTTGAAAATTTAGAGGATGTAAAAACTAAGTTGGTTGAGATACTTAAAGAATCAGTAAGATTGAGGTTGATTTCTGATGTTCCGCTTGGAGCTTTTTTGAGTGGTGGAATTGACTCATCCTCTGTTGTTGCGATGATGTATCAGCTTGGAGCATATCCGATTAAGACTTTTTCAATCGGTTTCAAGGAATCCTCCTACAGCGAAATTGAATATGCAAGAAAAATATCTTCTCTATTCCACACAGACCATGAAGAGTTTATCCTTGAGCCAAAAGCTGTAGAACTCATAGAGAAGCTTATAAATTTTTTAGACGAACCTTTAGGAGATTTCTCCATATTTCCCACATATTTAGTTTCCAAAATGGCAAGGAAATATGTAACAGTAATCCTTTCAGGAGATGGAGGGGATGAACTCTTTGGTGGCTATGAACATTACGTTGCTCAGAAAATAGAATCGATTACAAGAAAGATTCCATTTAAACCTTTTCATAAATTATTTCCATTCTTATCAGGCTTTTTACCTCCCACTGAGTTAAAAAAAGGACTTACCAACAAGTTCAAAAGATTTTCAGAGGGAATGAATTCTGATGATGAACTCAGGCATTTTCGATGGATGATATTTTTAGATTCGAAATTAAAAGAAAATCTTTACACGGAGAGGTTCAAAAAAGAGCTTGTAAAAATTTCAAAAATTTATGAGACATTCCCATTTTCAAATGTATATAAAGAAATGAATAACTGGGATTCTGTAAATGGAGAGCTTTTCCTCGATTTTAAAACTTATCTTCCGGATGACATCATGGTAAAAGTTGATAGAATGTCTATGGCAGAATCCCTTGAGGCAAGAGCTCCCCTTTTAGACCATAAACTTGTAGAGTTTGTTTTTTCTTTGAAAGGAAATCTAAAGGTTAAAGGATTAGAAACAAAATGGATTTTTAAAAAAGCCATGGAAAAATATCTTCCAAAGGAGATAATTTACAGACAGAAAGAAGGCTTCAGCATTCCGATAAAAAACTGGCTGAAGAATGAGCTGAGGGATTTAATGGAAGAGTATCTTTCCGAGAGAAGAATAACTCAGGAAGGTTTCTTTAACTACAATGAAATCAAAAGAATGAAAGATGAACATATAAACGGAATAGAAAACCACAGCCACAGACTCTGGGCTCTTCTCTTCTACCAGTACTGGAAAGAAAAATACCTAATTTTATAA
- a CDS encoding iron ABC transporter permease: MLKKNRELIFSFTIFLMLLFSLFISTFSGTVEISPKEILSGKIFDDEVKKTILFELRIPRIIIAFLVGASLSISGAILQAFFGNPLAEPYIIGVSSGSSFGAVLSTFIGINLSLLGMSSQAFFSFFFGLVTVLAVYSISYFRGEPKPVTLLLIGIIIGSITSSLTSIILIFKQENLQSFIFWMLGSFSGSDWKKVFNFFPYFVFFFSLSVFFSKDLNLLVMGDEMAKSTGLNVKFLRRISLIIATFLTSFSVSIAGIIGFVGLIIPHAVRVILGSDHRKVLPYSCFLGGVYLIYADLIARTIYPPSEIPVGVITSLIGAPIFLYLLKSSSKH, encoded by the coding sequence ATGCTGAAAAAAAATAGAGAATTGATATTTTCTTTTACAATATTTTTGATGTTGTTATTTTCCCTGTTTATCTCAACATTTTCAGGAACAGTAGAAATTTCTCCGAAAGAAATCCTTTCAGGAAAAATATTTGACGATGAAGTCAAAAAAACCATACTTTTTGAATTAAGAATTCCACGGATAATAATTGCTTTTCTTGTAGGAGCATCTCTTTCCATTTCAGGGGCAATTCTCCAGGCTTTTTTCGGAAATCCTTTAGCAGAGCCATACATAATTGGCGTTTCCTCTGGATCTTCGTTTGGGGCTGTTCTCAGTACTTTTATAGGCATAAATTTATCTCTTCTTGGAATGAGCTCTCAGGCATTTTTCTCATTTTTTTTCGGCCTTGTAACTGTTTTAGCTGTATATTCCATTTCATACTTTCGAGGTGAACCAAAGCCCGTAACTTTACTTTTGATCGGAATAATAATTGGCTCAATCACATCGTCCCTCACGAGCATAATTTTAATTTTCAAACAGGAAAATCTGCAAAGCTTTATATTCTGGATGCTTGGAAGTTTTTCGGGTTCTGACTGGAAAAAAGTTTTTAATTTCTTCCCGTATTTTGTTTTCTTTTTTTCTCTTAGTGTTTTTTTCTCAAAAGATTTAAACTTGCTTGTTATGGGAGATGAGATGGCAAAATCAACAGGATTGAATGTAAAGTTTCTAAGAAGAATTAGTTTAATCATAGCAACTTTTCTCACTTCTTTCTCAGTTTCTATAGCCGGGATCATCGGCTTTGTGGGATTGATAATTCCCCATGCAGTTAGGGTTATATTAGGCTCTGACCATCGCAAAGTTCTTCCATACTCGTGCTTTTTAGGAGGAGTTTATCTAATCTATGCGGATTTGATCGCAAGAACCATTTATCCTCCTTCAGAAATTCCAGTTGGTGTTATTACCTCCCTTATAGGAGCTCCTATCTTCCTTTATCTTCTAAAATCCTCCTCTAAACATTAA
- a CDS encoding ABC transporter substrate-binding protein, with translation MRKNQKILAILFSLLIVSFISLIVLYRGGRCPINIFINKQPIKQVKLNLSSSGKNEIKEFTDDLNNRISIKYPPQRIVSLAPNITEILFSLGLENRVAGVTRFCNFPEKAKQKEIVGGILDLNFEKILSLNPDLVIGTRGNSLQAIHRLKKLKVNIFAINFKESLEDLFRMIIKISEITGKKEDGIEFVKRIKNDIKKLKNEFKIKSSPKAFVCLDGKELWTAGKNTIINELIQKAGGINISSVNSFWFKMSKEEFLSKNPDIIFMMSKDENDYHRQLIELKQIPGIELISAIKDRKVFYLNEDLVSRPGPRIVEAFEEIIKGMTDAEKK, from the coding sequence ATGAGAAAGAACCAAAAAATATTAGCTATTCTCTTTTCCTTACTTATTGTATCTTTTATATCTTTAATAGTTCTCTATCGGGGTGGGCGCTGTCCAATAAATATATTTATAAACAAACAACCTATAAAACAAGTCAAATTAAATTTATCTTCTTCAGGAAAAAATGAGATAAAAGAATTTACTGATGACCTGAATAACAGAATTTCAATAAAATATCCTCCTCAAAGAATAGTTTCTCTCGCTCCTAACATCACCGAGATACTTTTTTCTCTTGGTCTGGAAAACAGGGTAGCTGGCGTCACAAGGTTCTGTAATTTTCCTGAGAAAGCTAAACAAAAAGAAATTGTTGGGGGAATTCTTGATTTGAATTTTGAAAAAATTCTTTCGTTAAACCCTGATTTAGTAATTGGAACCAGAGGGAATTCCCTTCAGGCAATACACAGGTTGAAAAAGCTTAAAGTAAATATCTTTGCCATAAACTTCAAAGAAAGCCTGGAGGATTTATTCAGAATGATAATAAAAATTTCTGAAATAACAGGAAAAAAGGAAGATGGAATCGAGTTTGTCAAAAGAATTAAAAATGATATAAAAAAGCTTAAAAATGAATTTAAAATAAAATCATCCCCAAAGGCCTTTGTTTGTCTCGATGGAAAGGAACTCTGGACAGCTGGGAAAAACACAATCATAAATGAACTTATACAAAAAGCCGGAGGTATAAACATCTCCTCAGTAAATTCATTCTGGTTTAAAATGAGTAAAGAAGAATTTCTATCAAAAAATCCGGATATAATTTTCATGATGAGTAAAGATGAAAATGATTATCACAGACAACTTATAGAGCTTAAACAAATTCCAGGAATTGAACTCATCAGCGCGATAAAGGATAGAAAGGTTTTTTATCTCAATGAGGATCTAGTCTCAAGACCAGGGCCGAGGATTGTAGAGGCTTTTGAAGAAATTATAAAAGGGATGACTGATGCTGAAAAAAAATAG
- a CDS encoding ABC transporter ATP-binding protein: MEKIGEILRVHNLSAGYDAIFKIKNISFSLYEGDFLAILGKNGSGKTTLLKAILGFVPKVAGEVIVEGKSVSSLSQKKIAKIISYVPQMNFTPFPFTVKEIVEMGRYPYKGRFEKNSDETVFEAMEITKVLDFKDRKILELSSGEIQRVFIAKALAQDTPIIFLDEPSSHLDINFQIEVYEILEELVKKKKKTLLVTEHNLNLASLYSKKILFLVEGKIFKNGKVSEMLERENIKKVYDAEVKILKESPDSPPLIFPEKR; encoded by the coding sequence GTTTTCTCTATATGAAGGAGATTTTCTCGCTATTCTCGGAAAAAATGGCTCAGGAAAAACAACGCTTTTAAAGGCAATATTGGGCTTTGTTCCAAAAGTTGCTGGAGAGGTTATTGTTGAGGGAAAGAGTGTATCTTCACTCTCACAAAAAAAAATTGCAAAAATTATCTCCTATGTTCCCCAGATGAATTTCACGCCATTTCCTTTCACAGTGAAAGAAATAGTTGAGATGGGAAGATATCCATACAAGGGAAGATTTGAGAAAAACTCGGATGAGACTGTTTTTGAAGCAATGGAAATCACAAAAGTTTTAGATTTTAAAGACCGAAAAATCCTTGAATTAAGTTCTGGAGAAATTCAGAGAGTTTTCATTGCAAAAGCCCTTGCCCAGGACACGCCGATAATTTTTCTGGATGAGCCGAGTTCTCATCTTGATATTAACTTTCAGATTGAGGTTTATGAGATTTTAGAAGAATTAGTTAAAAAAAAGAAAAAAACTCTTCTTGTAACAGAACACAATCTGAATCTGGCTTCTCTTTATTCAAAAAAAATATTATTCCTTGTGGAGGGAAAGATATTCAAGAATGGCAAAGTTTCTGAAATGCTCGAAAGGGAAAACATAAAAAAAGTATACGATGCAGAAGTTAAAATTCTAAAAGAATCTCCTGATTCTCCTCCACTCATTTTTCCTGAAAAAAGGTGA